From the genome of Streptomyces sp. S4.7:
AGGACAGTCAACTCGAGTCAGTTGAGGACCCGTTGACCAAGCCGGGAACAGCCTCCACCGCCTCTGACGAGGAAACACCACACGCCCTGGCGCGCACCGGCCCAGCGACGCTGCACGAGGCTCGCAGCACACTCAAGCAGCTGATCAACGCCGCCATCGAAGGGCACCCCACACCCCTGACGCGCGGCCCGCACCATGCACTGCTCACCACTCCCGCCCACGCAACCGAACTGGGCTGGGACCTCACCGAAGCCCTCACCCACAGCTTCGCGGACACCCGCAAGAAGCTCGGGGACCTGATCCAGCACGGAGCGGAGGGCCACCCCCAGGTGCTGTGCCGCCACAGGACCCCCGTCGCTGTACTGCTCCCCGCAGACGCGGACGGCACCCCCACCCCGCCCGCACCTCAAGCCGAGCCCGCACCCGACACAGCAGCCCCGGACTCCACACCACCTGCTAAGGGCCAGCAGGCAGTCCAGAAGACCACAGCAGCCGAAGCCGCCAGAGACTTCGCACCCGCGCTACCAACTACCCCTGCCGAAGCGGCCGCTGCACTCACCACGCCCTCAGAACCACAGCCGGAACCGGTGCCAGCAGCCCAAGACACGTCTACACCTGCCCATACGCCCCCCGCCTCACCCGGCACCACCCCGACCACCCCCACCGGCTCGCCAGCCGCTACCACTCCAACCCCCGCCACCCCCACACCCGGCACTCCGACACTTCAGCACCCGGCCACACCGTCGACCGCCCTCCCCGTACCCCCCTCGGCCCCGCCCCAGTCGGGCCCGCCGGCCCCCACTCCCGTCACGCCCGATGCCGGTCACGAGACCACCATCCCGGCCAGCGCCCCACCAGCCATCACTGCGCCGCGCACCCCGCGACGTCTGGCCGCACTCGCCCAGGCCCTCGACACCGTCCTCCCCACCACCGTCCCCACCGGTGAAACCACCACGCCCACACCCCTGATGGGCCTGCCGACGGGCCTCCGCACCCTGGACGACGCCCTCGGCGGCCTCCAGCCCGGCCGCTTCTATCTCGTTGCCGCCGCCCCAGGCGCCGGATCCAGCCTGATCGCCACCGCCGCCGCACGCACCAGCGCCCTTGACCAGCACCAACCCGTCCTGTACGCCGCCTCCGGACTCACCCGCGCCGACATCGCCGCCCGCATCGTCGCCGCGCACCTGCCGGTCGACTACCGCCGCCTGCGAGCCAGCCGCCTCACCCCCACCGAGCAGGACGACACCGCAGCCCTCCACCACCACCTGGCCCAAGCTCCGCTGTACATCGACGACGGCACCGACCTGACCACCGGCGCGATCGCCGAAAGCGTCCCGGACCTGCCGGGCCTGGCCCTCGTCGTGGTCGACCGCCTGCAGACCACCGAAGATCCCCGGCTCCCGCTCTCCGGCCCGACTCAGATCACCGACGCCGCCCAAGCGCTCGCACACCTGGCCCGCACCCACGAACTTCCGGTCCTCGCCGCCGTCGACACTGACGACCCCCAGCTGATCGCCGCGCTCAGCCTCGATATCACCATCACCCTGACCCGCGACGCCGACCAGATCCACGCCACCATCACCGAACGCGACCTCGGCGCGCAGGCCACCCTCACTCTCCACGCCGACCTGGCCCACGCCCGCATCACCGACCCGGCCACCCCAGCGCCACAGGCACCACCCCAACCCCCGGCCGTGACCCCGCACACCCCCGCACAGCCCCCGCAGGCGCATCCCCAAGCCCCCACACCCACCGAGCCCGCCCCGACAGTCCACACCGCCGCTCCACGCAGGCCATCGCGCCACCGCACCAGCGCTCCACCCCTGGCCCCGCCCCAGGGCGGCTACGCAAGCCGGGACTACAGCTACTTCACCGGCATGATCACCCGCGCCGTCGATGAAGCCCTCCACGACCACGACGGTGACATCACGACCGCAACCGAAGCCCTGGTAAAAAAGGCCGTACCGAACGCAATGGCCCTGTTCGAAGCAACCCGCGTCGGCGGAAATTACGAACACACCGTCTACCCGGAAACCCTCGAATTCCTCCGAAAGAAAACCAAGGACGGCGCCGACGAAATCTGGGAAGGCCGCCACAACTGGACCAACACCCGCCTCATGGACGCCCTCCAAAACGGCACCCACCACCCGATTACCGTCAACGCCCTCGACACCAACGCCAGCTTCCTGTCCGCCTTCAAGACCCACCTGCCCATCGGCGCCCTGATCCACGACCCCTACGGCGGCTTCGACCCCAAACGCTCCGGCATCTACCGCCTCCCCACCCGCCCCACCTGGCACCACCCCCACCTGCCCGACCCCATCGGCAACCGCCGAGAAGACGGCCCCGTCCTCCTCGACGACGCCACCATCCGCCTCCTCATCCGCTGCGCCCGCCTCGGCCTGTGCGAGGCCCCACACATCACCGAATGCTGGACCTCCGGCACCAGCGAAGGCCTCCTGGAAAAATTCCGCCGGGTCCTGACCGAGGCCCGCGCAAACGCCATCGAAGCCGACGACACGGTGACCGTCGAATACATCAAATCCATGTACTCGAAATTCACCTCCACCATCGGAGAATCAAGCGTCAACCGCGACATCCGCCGACCCGACTGGATGCACATCATCCGCTCCCAGGCATTCGCCAACCTCTGGTACAAATCCCACCGCGTCCACAGCAACGGCCTGACCGTCGTCCGCGCCCGCGGCACCGACGAACTCCACGTCGCCGGCGACTGGCGCACGGTATTCACCGAAGGCCGCCTCACCACCCAGATGAAACAAAAAGACCAATACCCCTTGCCGAGGAAGAGCGCCCGATAGATGTCGACCGACGGATGGAAAAACTTCGGCAACTACGGCGCAGACCGCGACCCCGGAAACGTCCACGGCAAAATCGCCCTCGCCCGCGCCCTCGAAGACGCCCTCGAACGCATGATCATCGACGGCGGAATCAAATCCCCAGCCGACACCCGCCGCGGCCTGAAAGCCCGCATGCGCTACCTCACCACCACCAAAGGCGGCCCCCAAGCCCTGGCCGACGCTGGCATCCGCGCCACCCCCGCCACCATTCGCGCCTGGACCCGCGGCACCCAGCGCCCACGCCAAGCCAACCTCGAAGCGATCGACACCGCCTACTGGAACCTGCGCGCCCACAACGTGCTCACCAACCCCGGCGCCCTCAAGCAACACCTCAACCGCAACGGCCGCGGCACCCGCATCGAGATCCACCCCGTCAACCAGGCCACCGTCGACGAGCCACGCCGCCGCGCCAACCTGAGGAGCCAGCACCGGCAGGTCCGCTACATCTGGGACGACGCCGTCGACGCCCTCGTCGCCAGCGATCTGGATGCCATGGGAGACCTCTGGGACGATGTCATTGCCGAACTCGACTCCGACTGGGGCGCCTACACCTACGTCTCCTACATCGGCATCGGCGCCTGATGGTCTGCGGGGGAGTGCTAGTTGAACGTCGTCGTCTGGGCGTCAGTGGCGCAGGCGCGGTGACTTGGTCGTTGACGCTGACGGACTGCACTCACTCGTTGCTGGCATGAGTGACGAAGGACCATGTCATTCTCACGCCAACCACCACCAACGCGCCCTCGGTCGGCGCCGCGTTGGGTTCACATGAATCCTCCATGCTGGAGAGTCCGGGCCGGCTGCCGGGAGCGGTGCCGGCCCGGCAGGTCGTCCGCCCAGTGCGGACCGTCAGTCGAGACGCTACCCGGGGCGCGAGGACCGCACCCCGGACGCAACGGGC
Proteins encoded in this window:
- a CDS encoding DnaB-like helicase C-terminal domain-containing protein, translating into MTKPGTASTASDEETPHALARTGPATLHEARSTLKQLINAAIEGHPTPLTRGPHHALLTTPAHATELGWDLTEALTHSFADTRKKLGDLIQHGAEGHPQVLCRHRTPVAVLLPADADGTPTPPAPQAEPAPDTAAPDSTPPAKGQQAVQKTTAAEAARDFAPALPTTPAEAAAALTTPSEPQPEPVPAAQDTSTPAHTPPASPGTTPTTPTGSPAATTPTPATPTPGTPTLQHPATPSTALPVPPSAPPQSGPPAPTPVTPDAGHETTIPASAPPAITAPRTPRRLAALAQALDTVLPTTVPTGETTTPTPLMGLPTGLRTLDDALGGLQPGRFYLVAAAPGAGSSLIATAAARTSALDQHQPVLYAASGLTRADIAARIVAAHLPVDYRRLRASRLTPTEQDDTAALHHHLAQAPLYIDDGTDLTTGAIAESVPDLPGLALVVVDRLQTTEDPRLPLSGPTQITDAAQALAHLARTHELPVLAAVDTDDPQLIAALSLDITITLTRDADQIHATITERDLGAQATLTLHADLAHARITDPATPAPQAPPQPPAVTPHTPAQPPQAHPQAPTPTEPAPTVHTAAPRRPSRHRTSAPPLAPPQGGYASRDYSYFTGMITRAVDEALHDHDGDITTATEALVKKAVPNAMALFEATRVGGNYEHTVYPETLEFLRKKTKDGADEIWEGRHNWTNTRLMDALQNGTHHPITVNALDTNASFLSAFKTHLPIGALIHDPYGGFDPKRSGIYRLPTRPTWHHPHLPDPIGNRREDGPVLLDDATIRLLIRCARLGLCEAPHITECWTSGTSEGLLEKFRRVLTEARANAIEADDTVTVEYIKSMYSKFTSTIGESSVNRDIRRPDWMHIIRSQAFANLWYKSHRVHSNGLTVVRARGTDELHVAGDWRTVFTEGRLTTQMKQKDQYPLPRKSAR